A section of the Chryseobacterium scophthalmum genome encodes:
- the murB gene encoding UDP-N-acetylmuramate dehydrogenase translates to MQENFSLKPFNTFGVEAKAKYFVEVNTVEELIETLKLSHTQTLPLLFLGGGSNILFTKDFEGLAIQLNLKGISEEFLNENEVLVTAKAGENWHEFVMFCLNKNYGGLENLSLIPGNVGTSPMQNIGAYGTEIKDHFLSCKVLNLQTLEVENFDLEKCRFGYRDSIFKQEGKNKYVILEVSFKLTTQNHTIKTEYGAIKSELENLGIKNPTIQDVSKAVINIRQSKLPDPKKIGNAGSFFKNPTIPLTQFEGLKLKFENIQGYPNGNFVKIPAGWLIEQCGWKGKQIGNVASHQLQSLVIINATGNASGKEIFDFSTLIIDSVKEKFGIELEREVNIL, encoded by the coding sequence ATGCAGGAAAATTTTTCACTAAAACCTTTCAATACTTTTGGAGTAGAAGCAAAAGCAAAATATTTTGTTGAAGTAAATACTGTAGAAGAATTAATTGAAACTCTAAAACTCTCCCACACTCAAACTCTCCCACTCCTATTCTTGGGTGGCGGAAGCAACATCTTGTTTACAAAAGATTTTGAAGGTTTAGCGATACAATTAAATTTAAAGGGAATTTCTGAAGAATTTTTAAATGAAAATGAAGTTTTAGTAACAGCAAAAGCCGGAGAAAACTGGCATGAATTCGTCATGTTTTGCCTGAATAAAAATTATGGCGGACTTGAAAATCTTTCTTTAATTCCTGGAAATGTAGGAACCTCACCAATGCAGAATATCGGAGCTTACGGAACCGAAATAAAAGATCATTTTTTAAGCTGTAAAGTTTTGAATTTACAGACATTAGAAGTTGAAAATTTTGATCTGGAAAAATGCAGATTCGGGTACAGAGATTCTATTTTCAAACAGGAAGGAAAAAATAAATATGTGATTTTGGAAGTGAGTTTTAAATTAACCACTCAAAACCACACCATTAAAACCGAATACGGCGCTATAAAATCTGAACTGGAAAATTTAGGAATAAAAAATCCAACAATTCAGGATGTTTCAAAAGCCGTTATTAACATCAGACAAAGCAAACTTCCCGATCCTAAAAAAATTGGTAACGCTGGAAGTTTTTTTAAAAACCCCACTATTCCTTTAACACAGTTTGAAGGTTTAAAATTAAAATTCGAAAACATTCAAGGTTATCCGAACGGAAATTTTGTAAAAATTCCTGCAGGCTGGCTTATTGAACAATGCGGCTGGAAAGGAAAACAAATCGGAAACGTAGCTTCTCATCAATTACAGTCTTTAGTGATTATTAATGCAACGGGTAATGCTTCCGGGAAAGAAATTTTTGATTTCTCAACATTAATTATTGATTCCGTTAAAGAAAAATTCGGTATTGAATTGGAAAGAGAGGTTAATATTTTATAG
- a CDS encoding pyridoxal phosphate-dependent aminotransferase, which yields MPNISNRAQQMPPSPVRKLVPFALQAKQRGTKVYHLNIGQPDIETPETALNALKNIDLKVLEYALSEGNIEYRKALTEYYHSLDFTDLTPDNFIVTNGGSEALNFAISTLCDDGDEVIIPEPYYANYNGFTSTFNVNVVAIPSSIDTGFALPPIEEFEKKITAKTRAIVICNPGNPTGYLYTREELQKLAEIALKYDIVVISDEVYREYVYDGKQQVSMLAFPELAENCIIIDSESKRYSMCGVRIGCLITRSKKIHDAAMLFAQARLSPVLLGQIAATAAHQNDGAYIRAVREEYTHRRNVLVDLLNAIPGVICPKPKGAFYCVAELPVDDTEKFAQWLLEKYTLNNETIMVAPAGGFYSDPELGKKQVRIAYVLKEEDLRKSAEILKHALEKYKLEFNL from the coding sequence ATGCCAAACATTTCAAACAGAGCACAACAGATGCCGCCTTCACCGGTAAGAAAACTGGTTCCTTTTGCCTTACAGGCTAAACAGAGAGGTACAAAAGTATATCACCTTAACATCGGGCAACCGGATATCGAAACTCCTGAAACCGCTTTGAATGCTTTAAAAAACATTGATTTAAAAGTTTTGGAATATGCCCTTTCAGAAGGAAATATTGAATACAGAAAAGCGCTTACAGAATATTATCATTCTTTAGATTTTACAGATCTTACTCCAGATAATTTCATTGTAACAAACGGTGGATCTGAAGCTTTAAATTTCGCTATTTCTACTCTTTGTGATGACGGCGATGAAGTAATTATTCCAGAACCATATTATGCAAATTATAACGGATTTACAAGCACATTCAATGTGAATGTAGTTGCAATTCCTTCTTCTATTGACACTGGTTTTGCACTTCCTCCGATTGAAGAATTTGAGAAAAAAATCACTGCTAAAACAAGAGCAATCGTTATTTGTAACCCTGGAAATCCTACAGGATATCTTTACACCCGTGAAGAACTTCAGAAGTTAGCTGAAATTGCTTTAAAATATGACATTGTTGTTATTTCCGACGAGGTTTACAGAGAATATGTATATGACGGAAAACAGCAAGTTTCAATGCTTGCTTTCCCTGAATTGGCAGAAAACTGTATCATTATCGATTCAGAATCTAAGCGTTATTCAATGTGTGGGGTAAGAATCGGATGTTTAATTACCCGTTCAAAAAAGATTCACGATGCAGCAATGCTTTTTGCTCAGGCAAGATTAAGCCCGGTACTTTTGGGACAAATCGCTGCAACTGCCGCTCACCAAAATGATGGAGCTTACATCAGAGCTGTAAGAGAAGAATATACTCACAGAAGAAATGTTTTGGTTGATTTGCTGAATGCAATTCCGGGAGTTATTTGCCCTAAACCAAAAGGAGCATTCTACTGTGTTGCCGAACTTCCGGTAGATGATACTGAAAAATTCGCGCAATGGCTTCTTGAAAAATACACCCTGAACAATGAAACCATTATGGTTGCACCTGCAGGAGGGTTTTACAGCGATCCTGAATTAGGAAAAAAACAGGTGAGAATTGCTTACGTTTTGAAAGAAGAAGATTTAAGAAAAAGTGCAGAGATCTTAAAACATGCGCTTGAAAAATATAAATTAGAGTTCAATCTTTAA
- a CDS encoding GEVED domain-containing protein, which yields MKGKRLFGLVNLCALFYAPMVFAQYYHPVAVNGFTQDVIANGVGNASSSTTASVDAVDYAYVSKDFKATATSPALTYGLPVSGQFMSVVGTTPGLTYQLASYNSSNALKLNAVSDSGTLTFNTPTAAFNLYFLATGGSGSGVVSAVVNFTDGTNQTFTSLSVGDWYDQTNFAIQGIGRIKITTNALEDGGGTNPRIYQIPLAISATNQSKTVQNITFSKTSGTGFINIFGVSANRFTTCLAPTAVTASAVTVSSATLTWTAPATVPTNYDIYYTSSTVAPNSSTAPTASGVTGLTTNITSGIAPMTKYHVWIRSNCGGSVGEWAYGTTFTTPCSTFTVPYSENFDTTSIGSTSNTNAPMCWSYLETSGFAGYGYVTNSNSNSPTNSYYLSNTSASTGNQMLVSPQTVALSDGTKRVKFYAKGSANYTLQVGTLTNPSDPSTFVSFNTTTITANHAQYTVNIPSGGGSYLAFRHNLGGTYRTIYLDDITVEAIPSCVEPVSLAVTGQTMNSVGLSWTDTATVPVNNYDIYYSTTNVAPTVSTVLNATNSVTSSTTTVTVPGLASETVYYFWVRSRCSATNQSIWVGSVNAFTGYCLPSSSNQNSWISAFTSTGAVTNMAYSSATAVAGTNGYRNLSATTNTISNIAGSTTSISMTAGGPTCGMAVWVDWNNDLVFSSTERMYVTSTYETTTPSTASITIPAGTALGNYRMRVMCDYNATAPSNACGPTTRGEYLDFKLQVVDVLGTSDLTTKNKEVSIYPNPFSDVVYISETKDLKTVKVFDLTGRAVKTIENPTKEISLGSLNSGLYLITMYFKDGSKNTVKAIKK from the coding sequence ATGAAAGGAAAAAGACTCTTTGGATTGGTTAATCTATGTGCGCTTTTCTATGCACCGATGGTGTTTGCTCAATATTACCACCCTGTTGCTGTAAATGGATTTACACAAGATGTAATTGCTAATGGAGTAGGAAATGCTTCTTCTAGTACAACGGCTTCTGTAGACGCAGTTGATTACGCTTATGTCTCAAAAGATTTTAAAGCTACAGCAACAAGTCCTGCGCTTACTTACGGACTTCCTGTTTCGGGTCAATTTATGAGTGTTGTCGGTACAACTCCGGGATTGACGTATCAATTAGCATCTTATAATAGCAGTAATGCTTTAAAGCTAAACGCTGTTTCTGATTCCGGAACTTTAACTTTTAATACACCAACCGCAGCATTTAATTTATATTTTCTGGCAACAGGCGGAAGTGGATCAGGTGTTGTAAGTGCTGTTGTTAATTTTACAGATGGAACCAACCAGACGTTTACAAGTTTATCAGTTGGGGATTGGTATGATCAAACGAATTTTGCAATACAGGGAATTGGAAGAATCAAAATTACCACTAATGCATTGGAAGATGGAGGAGGTACAAATCCTAGAATTTATCAGATTCCTTTAGCAATATCGGCAACGAATCAATCTAAAACTGTACAAAATATTACTTTTAGTAAAACTTCTGGAACTGGTTTTATCAATATCTTTGGTGTTTCAGCAAACAGATTTACAACTTGTCTGGCGCCAACTGCAGTTACAGCTTCAGCGGTTACGGTGAGTTCTGCGACTCTTACATGGACTGCTCCTGCTACAGTACCTACTAATTACGATATTTATTATACTTCTTCTACAGTTGCGCCAAATAGCAGTACAGCACCTACTGCATCTGGTGTTACCGGACTTACTACAAATATCACTAGCGGAATTGCGCCTATGACCAAGTATCATGTTTGGATAAGATCAAACTGTGGTGGATCTGTGGGAGAATGGGCTTATGGAACAACTTTTACAACACCTTGTTCAACTTTTACAGTACCTTATTCTGAAAATTTTGATACTACATCAATTGGATCTACTTCGAATACCAATGCACCAATGTGCTGGTCGTATTTAGAAACAAGTGGATTTGCAGGATATGGATATGTTACCAATAGCAACTCAAATTCGCCAACAAATAGTTATTATTTATCTAATACTTCGGCAAGTACAGGTAATCAAATGTTAGTGTCGCCTCAAACAGTTGCTTTGTCTGATGGAACCAAGAGAGTGAAATTTTATGCAAAAGGTAGCGCAAACTATACTTTACAAGTAGGAACTTTGACTAATCCTTCAGATCCGTCAACCTTCGTTTCATTTAATACAACAACTATTACGGCAAATCATGCTCAGTATACTGTTAATATTCCATCGGGAGGAGGTTCTTATTTAGCTTTCAGACATAATTTGGGAGGAACTTACAGAACAATTTATCTTGATGACATTACGGTGGAGGCTATTCCTTCTTGTGTAGAGCCAGTTTCGCTTGCGGTTACAGGACAAACAATGAATTCGGTAGGCTTATCTTGGACTGATACAGCAACCGTTCCTGTAAATAATTATGATATTTATTATAGTACAACCAATGTAGCTCCTACTGTAAGTACTGTTTTAAATGCTACCAACTCTGTAACTTCTTCTACAACTACAGTTACGGTTCCGGGATTAGCTTCTGAAACAGTTTATTATTTCTGGGTTAGATCTCGTTGTTCAGCTACGAATCAAAGTATTTGGGTAGGATCGGTTAATGCTTTTACTGGATATTGTTTACCATCTTCTTCTAACCAAAATTCTTGGATCTCTGCATTTACTTCTACAGGAGCTGTTACAAATATGGCATATTCTTCAGCAACTGCTGTTGCGGGAACCAATGGATACCGAAATTTATCTGCAACTACCAATACAATTTCAAATATTGCAGGAAGTACAACTTCAATTTCTATGACAGCGGGCGGACCAACTTGTGGAATGGCAGTTTGGGTTGACTGGAATAATGATCTAGTATTCAGTTCTACTGAAAGAATGTATGTTACAAGTACATATGAAACAACTACACCTTCTACCGCGTCAATTACTATTCCGGCAGGAACGGCTCTAGGAAATTACAGAATGAGAGTAATGTGTGATTACAATGCAACGGCGCCTTCTAATGCTTGTGGGCCAACTACTAGAGGAGAGTATCTTGATTTTAAACTTCAGGTAGTAGATGTATTAGGAACTTCAGATCTTACTACAAAGAATAAGGAGGTTTCTATTTATCCAAATCCGTTCAGTGATGTAGTTTACATTTCTGAAACTAAAGATTTGAAAACGGTAAAAGTATTCGACTTAACAGGAAGAGCAGTGAAAACAATAGAAAATCCTACGAAAGAAATCAGTTTAGGCTCATTAAATTCAGGACTTTATTTGATTACCATGTATTTCAAAGACGGTTCTAAAAATACGGTGAAAGCCATTAAAAAGTAA
- a CDS encoding DUF1801 domain-containing protein → MQIPSTSVEDYISKIPQERQEIFKKMFDTVNDNLPQGFEKGVSYGMVGWNVPLETFPAGYHCTPGSALPFMGMASQKNFIALYHMGMYAKPELLDWFVAEFPKHSKRKLDMGKSCIRFKKMDEIPFELIAELSKKMTVDEWINIYESNLKK, encoded by the coding sequence ATGCAAATTCCATCAACATCAGTAGAAGATTATATATCAAAAATTCCGCAAGAAAGACAGGAGATTTTCAAAAAAATGTTTGATACAGTTAATGATAATCTACCTCAGGGTTTTGAGAAAGGTGTCAGTTATGGAATGGTCGGTTGGAATGTTCCTTTAGAAACTTTTCCTGCAGGTTATCATTGCACACCTGGTTCGGCGCTTCCTTTTATGGGAATGGCTTCGCAGAAAAATTTTATCGCCTTATATCATATGGGAATGTATGCAAAACCTGAACTTTTAGACTGGTTTGTGGCAGAGTTTCCTAAGCATTCAAAAAGAAAACTGGATATGGGAAAATCGTGTATCCGTTTCAAAAAAATGGATGAAATTCCTTTTGAATTAATTGCCGAACTAAGTAAAAAAATGACTGTAGATGAATGGATCAATATTTATGAAAGTAATCTTAAAAAATAG
- a CDS encoding YiiX/YebB-like N1pC/P60 family cysteine hydrolase, with translation MNGSIFMKVILKNRFLLNLVLFFSILLFVVSCKNSQTLGLKNGDLLFVTAKESGLSGAINNVTQKQEDASFDHIGILQKDKNGTFVLHAAPKGGSQKQNLNEFLKDQANDGQKVVAYRLKPQYQKNIPDAIEKANSMLGKPYNFNYILDENSYYCSDYIERAFRKDKIFTLEPMTFVDPKTGKTNVFWEEFYAKKNLKVPEGELGCNPNGLAASDKIERIKEL, from the coding sequence ATGAATGGATCAATATTTATGAAAGTAATCTTAAAAAATAGATTTCTATTAAACTTAGTTCTCTTCTTTTCAATTTTACTTTTTGTTGTAAGCTGTAAAAATTCTCAGACTTTAGGTTTGAAAAATGGAGATTTATTATTTGTTACGGCAAAAGAAAGTGGTTTGTCTGGTGCAATCAATAATGTGACTCAAAAACAGGAAGATGCTTCGTTTGATCATATTGGAATTTTACAAAAAGATAAGAACGGAACTTTTGTTCTTCATGCTGCTCCGAAAGGAGGTTCTCAAAAACAGAATTTAAATGAATTTCTAAAAGATCAGGCGAATGACGGACAAAAAGTTGTTGCTTACAGATTAAAACCTCAGTATCAGAAAAATATTCCTGATGCCATCGAAAAGGCAAATTCTATGTTGGGAAAGCCTTATAATTTCAACTATATTTTAGATGAAAATTCCTATTACTGTTCAGATTATATCGAAAGAGCATTTAGAAAAGATAAAATATTCACATTAGAACCAATGACTTTCGTTGATCCTAAAACAGGAAAAACAAATGTGTTTTGGGAAGAGTTTTATGCTAAAAAAAATCTAAAAGTTCCGGAAGGAGAGCTGGGCTGTAACCCGAATGGTTTGGCTGCTTCAGATAAAATTGAAAGAATAAAAGAGCTATAA
- a CDS encoding NIL domain-containing protein, producing the protein MITTNVQALPKNVNLIRKELILEVELNGKMKFDHLLNAIYQQMGICYKVLSANVEYMNGNNFGSFQLYINATDEESQELEFFLNHNKLLNTTVEYTCRKYS; encoded by the coding sequence ATGATTACAACCAATGTGCAGGCTTTGCCAAAAAATGTAAACCTTATCAGGAAAGAACTGATCCTTGAAGTAGAACTGAATGGGAAAATGAAATTCGATCATCTTTTAAATGCTATTTATCAGCAGATGGGAATTTGTTACAAAGTATTAAGCGCAAATGTGGAGTATATGAACGGAAACAATTTTGGCTCATTTCAATTATACATCAATGCAACAGATGAAGAATCTCAGGAATTAGAATTTTTCCTTAATCATAATAAACTCTTGAATACCACTGTCGAATATACCTGCAGAAAGTATTCATAA
- a CDS encoding LemA family protein produces MIALIIGGVLVIALLYGVSIYNRLVKLRNLVQEAWSSIDVMLKKRHDLIPNLVETVKGYATHERETLENVTKARNLAVGADSVEAKEAAEKNLNQAMVNLFAVAEQYPDLKANANFQQLQAELSSIENDIEKSRRYYNGTVRENNTLVESFPSNIVANMYKFEKSKFFELENIAEREVPNVKF; encoded by the coding sequence ATGATTGCACTTATTATTGGTGGTGTTTTGGTTATTGCCTTACTTTACGGAGTATCTATCTACAATCGCCTCGTAAAATTGAGAAATCTTGTTCAGGAAGCTTGGAGTAGTATTGATGTAATGCTTAAAAAACGTCACGATTTAATCCCAAATTTGGTTGAAACTGTAAAAGGTTACGCTACTCACGAGCGTGAAACTCTTGAAAATGTTACCAAAGCAAGAAATTTGGCAGTGGGAGCAGATTCTGTGGAAGCTAAAGAAGCAGCAGAAAAAAATCTGAACCAGGCAATGGTAAATTTATTTGCAGTTGCAGAGCAATATCCCGATCTGAAAGCTAATGCGAACTTCCAGCAACTGCAGGCTGAGCTAAGTTCAATAGAAAACGATATAGAAAAATCCAGAAGATATTACAACGGAACGGTAAGAGAAAACAATACTTTGGTAGAGTCTTTCCCAAGCAATATTGTCGCCAATATGTATAAATTTGAAAAGTCTAAATTCTTCGAGCTTGAAAATATTGCCGAAAGAGAAGTTCCTAATGTAAAATTCTAA